In one Komagataeibacter sp. FNDCR2 genomic region, the following are encoded:
- the fusA gene encoding elongation factor G, which translates to MSAKSDLSLIRNIGITAHIDAGKTTTTERILYYTGVSHKIGEVHEGNTTTDYMAQERERGITITSAAVTCEWAGHRINIIDTPGHIDFNIEVNRSLRVLDGAVFIIEGVAGVQPQSETNWRLADRYNVPRIIFINKLDRTGADFYRAFDTLKEKLDIIAIPLQLPIGAEENFVGVVDLIEMKAIVWEGGELGAKFHDEEIPADLLEKAQEARQNLLDTALAVDDAAMEEYFDKGDVDVATLKRCIKKGTISGEFRPVLCGTAFKNKGVQPLLDAVIDFLPAPNDVEGIRIAPPEDEEVDEKKLPIIPVDPDGKFAGLAFKIINDKYGTLTFVRVYRGVLKTGDTVLNTTKGHKERIGRIYQMHADKREELSEVHAGDIAAFVGLKDSQTGDTLADPADPVVLERMTFPIPVIDISVEPKTKDGVEKMTLALQKLSGEDPSLRLKTDQETGQTILSGMGELHLDIIIDRLRREYGVDANIGAPQVAYRETITQTHVETYTHKKQSGGSGQFAEVKIEFTPVERNEGISFENKVVGGTVPKEYIPAVEKGIIAQATTGVLAGFPTVDFKFTLQDGKYHDVDSSALAFEIAAKACFREGMKKAGPVILEPIMDVEVTTPNDHVGDVVGDLNRRRGMIQSQESSGSTVMVRAQVPLKEMFGYISHLRSMTKGRASFTMQFHHYDPVPRNVAEEIMAKSA; encoded by the coding sequence GTGTCCGCCAAGTCTGATCTGTCCCTGATTCGCAATATCGGTATTACCGCGCATATTGATGCCGGCAAGACCACCACGACCGAGCGCATCCTGTATTACACGGGTGTGTCGCACAAGATCGGGGAGGTGCACGAAGGCAACACCACCACCGATTACATGGCGCAGGAGCGCGAGCGCGGCATCACCATCACGTCCGCCGCCGTGACGTGCGAATGGGCCGGGCACCGCATCAACATCATCGACACCCCGGGCCACATCGACTTCAACATCGAAGTCAACCGCTCGCTGCGCGTGCTTGATGGCGCGGTCTTCATCATCGAAGGCGTGGCCGGCGTGCAGCCGCAGTCCGAGACCAACTGGCGTCTGGCGGACCGGTACAACGTGCCGCGCATCATCTTCATCAACAAGCTGGACCGCACCGGCGCCGACTTCTACCGCGCGTTCGACACGCTGAAGGAGAAGCTGGACATCATCGCCATCCCGCTGCAGCTTCCCATCGGCGCCGAGGAAAACTTCGTCGGCGTGGTGGACCTGATCGAGATGAAGGCCATCGTCTGGGAAGGCGGCGAGCTGGGCGCGAAGTTCCATGATGAGGAAATTCCCGCCGACCTGCTGGAAAAGGCGCAGGAAGCCCGCCAGAACCTGCTCGACACCGCGCTGGCGGTGGATGACGCGGCGATGGAAGAATACTTCGACAAGGGTGATGTCGATGTCGCGACCCTGAAGCGCTGCATCAAGAAGGGCACCATCTCCGGTGAGTTCCGTCCCGTCCTGTGCGGCACGGCGTTCAAGAACAAGGGCGTGCAGCCGCTGCTCGACGCCGTCATCGACTTCCTGCCCGCGCCGAACGACGTGGAAGGCATCCGCATCGCCCCGCCGGAAGACGAGGAAGTCGACGAGAAGAAGCTGCCGATCATCCCGGTTGACCCGGATGGCAAGTTCGCTGGTCTCGCCTTCAAGATCATCAACGACAAATACGGCACCCTGACCTTCGTGCGCGTCTATCGCGGCGTGCTGAAGACGGGCGACACCGTGCTGAACACGACCAAGGGCCACAAGGAGCGCATCGGCCGCATCTACCAGATGCACGCCGACAAGCGCGAGGAACTGTCCGAAGTCCATGCCGGTGACATCGCGGCCTTCGTCGGCCTGAAGGACAGCCAGACGGGTGACACGCTGGCCGATCCGGCCGATCCGGTGGTCCTGGAACGCATGACCTTCCCGATCCCGGTCATCGACATCTCGGTCGAGCCGAAGACCAAGGACGGCGTCGAGAAGATGACGCTGGCGCTGCAGAAGCTGTCGGGTGAAGATCCCTCCCTGCGCCTGAAGACCGATCAGGAAACCGGCCAGACCATCCTGTCGGGCATGGGCGAGCTGCATCTCGACATCATCATCGACCGCCTGCGCCGTGAATATGGCGTGGACGCGAATATCGGCGCCCCGCAGGTCGCATATCGTGAAACGATCACCCAGACGCATGTGGAAACCTACACCCACAAGAAGCAGTCCGGTGGGTCGGGCCAGTTCGCGGAAGTGAAGATCGAGTTCACGCCGGTCGAGCGTAACGAAGGAATCTCCTTCGAGAACAAGGTCGTCGGCGGCACGGTGCCGAAGGAATACATCCCGGCGGTGGAAAAGGGCATCATCGCGCAGGCCACGACCGGCGTGCTGGCGGGCTTCCCCACGGTGGACTTCAAGTTCACGCTGCAGGACGGCAAGTACCATGATGTCGACTCCTCGGCCCTGGCGTTTGAAATCGCGGCGAAGGCCTGCTTCCGTGAAGGCATGAAGAAGGCCGGTCCGGTCATTCTTGAGCCGATCATGGACGTGGAAGTCACCACCCCGAACGATCACGTGGGTGACGTGGTGGGTGACCTGAACCGCCGCCGTGGCATGATCCAGAGCCAGGAAAGCTCGGGTTCGACCGTTATGGTGCGTGCGCAGGTGCCGCTGAAGGAAATGTTCGGCTACATCTCGCACCTGCGTTCGATGACGAAGGGCCGCGCCTCCTTCACGATGCAGTTCCATCACTACGATCCGGTGCCCCGCAACGTTGCGGAAGAGATCATGGCGAAGTCCGCCTGA
- the rpmB gene encoding 50S ribosomal protein L28: MSRRCQITGKGVLTGNNVSHANNKSRRRFLPNLQETSLLSDILGTAVPLRMTTNGIRTVEHNGGLDAFLLSTPNRKLPPEALTVKRRILRVQEKKAAVA; encoded by the coding sequence ATGTCTCGCCGCTGCCAGATCACAGGCAAGGGCGTGCTGACCGGAAACAACGTCAGCCACGCCAACAACAAGTCCCGCCGCCGCTTCCTGCCCAACCTGCAGGAAACTTCGCTGCTGTCCGATATCCTTGGTACGGCGGTGCCCCTGCGCATGACCACCAACGGCATCCGCACGGTTGAGCACAATGGCGGGCTGGACGCGTTCCTGCTGTCCACCCCGAACCGCAAGCTGCCGCCCGAAGCCCTGACGGTGAAGCGTCGCATCCTGCGCGTTCAGGAAAAGAAGGCCGCCGTAGCCTGA
- a CDS encoding ABC transporter ATP-binding protein/permease yields the protein MPHGMHMAVTEKARHDRPERSAAATLRGLLPYLWPHNDPRARLRVVAACVLLILAKVATIGVPYAYSRVIDALQPAVGKAVMTPLMLIVGYGLLRMAAAALGELRDALFAPLRYRISRIAAMRSFTHMHQLSLRFHLNRQSGSVTQAIARGTEAIETVLRVGVFNVVPTMIEALMVIGVIWRLFDWRYAIVMLVAVVAYVVFTIGFTSWRIGLRRRMNDINSEASWKALDSLLNYETVKYFNNEEHERQRYEDAQRRYERAAVRTQISLNGLNFGQAAIIAVALIAVMLMAGRDVEVGHMTMGRFVLVNTYLMQLYLPLNFLGSVYSSLRNSLVDLEHMFALMDEQADITDAPGAISLPARLDEAPAADIRFENVHFSYHPDREILRGISFHAPAGRRMAIVGPTGAGKSTISRLLFRFYDVTSGRILIDGHDIRDCAQASLRGAVGVVPQDTILFNDTIGYNIAYGRLGATQAEIEQAARLACIHDFIISLPEGYATRVGERGLKLSGGEKQRVAIARTILKNPRVLLLDEATSALDTRTEQEIQSALHTVAANRTTLIIAHRLSTIVDVDEILVMGQGRILERGSHRALLERGGHYARMWAAQAEEDAAL from the coding sequence ATGCCGCATGGCATGCACATGGCAGTTACCGAAAAGGCCCGGCACGACAGGCCGGAGCGTTCCGCCGCCGCGACCCTGCGTGGCCTGTTACCCTATCTCTGGCCCCATAATGACCCACGCGCGCGCCTGCGGGTGGTTGCGGCATGCGTGCTGCTGATCCTGGCCAAGGTCGCCACGATTGGCGTGCCCTATGCCTACAGCCGGGTGATCGACGCCCTGCAGCCGGCAGTTGGCAAGGCCGTGATGACGCCGCTCATGCTGATCGTGGGATACGGGCTGCTGCGCATGGCCGCGGCCGCCCTGGGGGAACTGCGTGACGCCCTGTTCGCCCCGCTGCGCTACCGTATCAGCCGGATCGCGGCCATGCGCAGCTTCACGCACATGCACCAGCTTTCCCTGCGCTTTCACCTCAACCGCCAGTCCGGCAGCGTGACCCAGGCGATCGCGCGCGGCACGGAAGCGATCGAGACCGTGTTGCGCGTGGGCGTGTTCAACGTGGTACCCACCATGATCGAGGCGCTGATGGTCATCGGGGTGATCTGGCGGCTGTTCGACTGGCGCTACGCCATCGTGATGCTGGTGGCGGTGGTCGCCTATGTGGTGTTCACCATCGGGTTCACGTCGTGGCGGATCGGGTTGCGGCGGCGGATGAACGACATCAACAGCGAGGCGAGCTGGAAGGCGCTGGACAGCCTGCTCAACTACGAGACCGTGAAATACTTCAATAACGAGGAACACGAGCGCCAGCGTTACGAGGACGCCCAGCGCCGCTACGAACGCGCCGCCGTACGCACCCAGATCTCACTCAACGGGCTGAATTTCGGGCAGGCCGCGATCATCGCCGTGGCCCTGATCGCCGTCATGCTCATGGCCGGGCGCGATGTCGAGGTCGGGCATATGACGATGGGCCGCTTCGTGCTGGTCAACACCTATCTCATGCAGCTTTACCTGCCGCTGAATTTCCTGGGCAGCGTGTATTCCTCGCTGCGCAATTCGCTGGTGGATCTGGAGCATATGTTCGCCCTGATGGACGAACAGGCGGATATTACCGACGCCCCGGGGGCCATTTCCCTTCCCGCACGGCTGGATGAGGCGCCCGCCGCCGATATCCGCTTCGAGAACGTGCATTTCAGCTATCATCCCGACCGTGAGATCCTGCGCGGGATCAGCTTCCATGCGCCCGCCGGGCGCCGGATGGCCATTGTCGGCCCCACCGGCGCGGGCAAGTCCACCATCAGCCGCCTTCTGTTCCGGTTCTATGATGTGACATCGGGCCGCATCCTGATCGACGGGCACGATATCCGTGACTGCGCGCAGGCATCGCTGCGCGGGGCGGTGGGCGTGGTGCCGCAGGACACCATCCTGTTCAATGACACGATCGGCTACAACATCGCCTATGGCCGCCTGGGCGCCACGCAGGCCGAGATCGAGCAGGCGGCGCGACTGGCCTGCATCCATGACTTCATCATCTCCCTGCCCGAAGGCTACGCCACCCGCGTGGGCGAACGCGGCCTGAAGCTGTCCGGCGGGGAGAAGCAGCGCGTGGCCATCGCGCGCACCATCCTGAAAAACCCCCGCGTGCTGCTGCTCGATGAGGCGACAAGCGCGCTCGACACCCGCACCGAGCAGGAAATCCAGTCCGCGCTGCACACGGTCGCGGCCAACCGCACCACCCTCATCATCGCGCACCGGCTGTCCACCATCGTGGATGTCGATGAAATCCTCGTGATGGGACAGGGCCGCATACTGGAGCGCGGTTCCCATCGCGCCCTGCTGGAACGCGGCGGCCACTATGCGCGGATGTGGGCCGCCCAGGCGGAGGAGGACGCCGCCCTGTAG
- a CDS encoding NUDIX hydrolase family protein: MSHSLEGFFRHITACNTAVLPGGRLEFRLGQQAAGWVQPALLPVLLRHGMSVAGTTVTLSDPARLERIGADMAAEGVYRSHYELFDVRTDMAAPPVARIDRGALPLFGLMAAGVHLNGVVRRPDGLHLWVARRAMTKRLDPGKLDHLVAGGIPAGHTVLQTLAKEAAEEASLPGELVRRARPTADICYALDRPEGLRRDVLHCFELDLPPDFVPVPADGEVEEFRLIPLRDAYRLVRETDEFKFNVNLVLIDLFLRTGMIDAASPDGQRLRRGLTGWHIPHPT; encoded by the coding sequence ATGTCACACAGCCTTGAAGGTTTCTTTCGTCATATCACCGCCTGCAACACGGCGGTCCTGCCCGGTGGGCGGCTGGAATTCCGCCTGGGCCAGCAGGCGGCGGGCTGGGTGCAGCCCGCCCTGCTGCCGGTCCTGCTACGCCATGGCATGAGCGTGGCGGGCACGACCGTCACCCTGTCCGACCCCGCGCGGCTGGAGCGGATCGGGGCGGACATGGCGGCGGAAGGGGTCTATCGCTCCCACTACGAACTGTTCGATGTCCGGACCGACATGGCCGCGCCGCCGGTCGCCCGGATAGACCGTGGCGCGCTGCCGCTGTTCGGTCTCATGGCGGCGGGCGTGCATCTGAACGGGGTGGTCCGCCGCCCGGACGGGCTGCACCTGTGGGTGGCCCGCCGCGCCATGACCAAGCGCCTCGACCCCGGCAAGCTGGACCACCTGGTGGCCGGCGGCATTCCGGCGGGGCATACCGTCCTCCAGACGCTGGCCAAGGAAGCGGCGGAAGAAGCCAGCCTGCCCGGGGAACTGGTGCGCAGGGCCCGCCCCACGGCGGATATATGTTACGCGCTTGACAGGCCGGAGGGATTGCGCCGGGATGTGCTGCACTGTTTCGAACTGGACCTGCCGCCCGATTTCGTGCCCGTGCCCGCCGATGGGGAGGTGGAGGAATTCCGCCTGATCCCCCTGCGGGACGCCTACAGGCTGGTGCGCGAGACCGATGAGTTCAAATTCAACGTCAACCTTGTCCTGATCGACCTGTTCCTGCGCACCGGCATGATTGACGCCGCCAGCCCCGACGGCCAGCGCCTGCGCCGTGGCCTGACCGGCTGGCACATACCCCACCCCACCTGA
- a CDS encoding S9 family peptidase → MTLPPIPRKIPRTITQFGRTRQDEYAWMKDDNWQNVLRDPSVLQPDIAAHLRAENAYTAAILSGTEETQARLVAEMKGRIQPDETYPAVPHGPFLYQTGYTAGAQYPVYARYRATSPQAMQVLLDVNAAARGHDYYAVATASHSPDHTLFAHAEDTQGSEIYRIRIRRIEEKAGTLPPVENCSGAFVFSPDSQYLFWVWRDEHGRPARVYRRRIGEEADTLVYEEADPGFFVSVEATRSGGWIIISSGNHDTSESWLIPGHDPQAPAVCAAGRQTGLIYGLHHQGDYFIILTNADGARDFKLMTTPDTAPARANWRDLVGHEPGRYMTDCVVWSGHLAWRERRNANTRIVIRDLHGATHALEPDEAAYDLTFASGYEYDTTELRYIYQSPTTPREWHAYDMATRADRLLMQQTVPSGHDPAQYRCWRLMAQAPDGEQVPVTVLGRKDTPIDGSAPLLLYGYGAYGHAIDPVFSTRVLSLVDRGWFYAIAHVRGGSEKGWDWFLGGRGRNKPNTFSDFIACAVSLTDAGFGAPGRIVADGRSAGGMVMGAIANMRPELFAGIVAVVPFVDELNTMSDASLPLTPPEWPEWGNPLEDAQAYDLIASYAAYEQVGPRAYPAILAMGGLTDPRVTYWEPAKWVARLREHTRSDRPVMLRTNMEAGHRGATGRFDSLKEAALIHAFALWAIETATPTRD, encoded by the coding sequence ATGACGCTCCCCCCCATCCCCCGCAAGATACCCCGCACCATCACGCAGTTCGGCCGCACGCGGCAGGACGAATATGCGTGGATGAAGGACGACAACTGGCAGAACGTGCTGCGCGACCCGTCCGTGCTCCAGCCCGATATCGCCGCGCATCTGCGGGCGGAAAACGCCTATACCGCCGCCATCCTGTCCGGCACCGAGGAAACGCAGGCCCGCCTTGTGGCGGAAATGAAGGGCCGCATACAGCCCGATGAAACCTACCCCGCCGTGCCGCACGGGCCGTTCCTGTACCAGACCGGCTACACCGCCGGCGCGCAGTATCCGGTCTATGCACGCTATCGGGCCACCAGCCCGCAGGCCATGCAGGTGCTGCTGGATGTGAACGCGGCGGCACGGGGACATGACTATTACGCCGTCGCCACCGCCAGCCACAGCCCGGACCACACGCTCTTCGCCCATGCGGAGGATACGCAGGGTTCGGAAATCTACCGTATCCGCATCCGCCGCATCGAGGAGAAGGCCGGGACGCTGCCGCCGGTTGAAAACTGTAGCGGCGCTTTCGTCTTCTCGCCCGACAGCCAGTACCTGTTCTGGGTCTGGCGCGACGAACATGGCCGCCCGGCGCGCGTCTATCGCCGCCGTATCGGGGAGGAAGCGGATACGCTGGTCTATGAGGAAGCGGATCCTGGCTTTTTCGTCAGTGTCGAGGCCACGCGCTCGGGCGGCTGGATCATCATTTCCAGCGGCAATCATGACACGTCCGAATCCTGGCTGATCCCCGGGCACGACCCGCAGGCCCCGGCGGTCTGCGCCGCCGGGCGGCAGACGGGGCTGATATATGGCCTCCACCATCAGGGCGATTATTTCATCATCCTGACCAATGCCGACGGCGCGCGGGACTTCAAGCTCATGACCACGCCCGATACGGCCCCCGCCCGCGCCAACTGGCGCGATCTGGTGGGCCATGAGCCGGGGCGTTACATGACCGACTGCGTGGTGTGGTCGGGCCATCTGGCATGGCGGGAGCGTCGCAACGCCAATACGCGCATCGTCATCCGTGACCTGCACGGCGCCACCCATGCACTGGAACCCGATGAAGCCGCCTATGACCTGACCTTCGCCAGCGGCTACGAATACGACACGACCGAACTGCGCTATATCTACCAGTCCCCTACCACCCCGCGCGAATGGCATGCCTATGACATGGCCACGCGGGCGGACCGACTGCTCATGCAGCAGACCGTGCCATCGGGCCATGACCCGGCGCAGTACCGCTGCTGGCGGCTTATGGCGCAGGCCCCCGATGGGGAACAGGTGCCCGTGACCGTGCTGGGCCGGAAGGATACCCCCATTGATGGCTCCGCCCCGCTGCTGCTGTATGGCTACGGCGCGTATGGCCATGCTATCGACCCGGTATTTTCCACCCGTGTGCTCAGCCTGGTGGACCGGGGCTGGTTTTACGCCATTGCCCATGTGCGCGGCGGATCGGAAAAGGGGTGGGACTGGTTCCTGGGCGGGCGGGGACGCAACAAGCCCAATACGTTCAGTGATTTCATCGCCTGCGCCGTATCGCTGACCGACGCGGGCTTCGGCGCCCCCGGTCGCATCGTGGCGGATGGGCGCTCCGCTGGCGGCATGGTGATGGGTGCGATCGCCAACATGCGGCCCGAGCTGTTCGCCGGTATCGTGGCGGTCGTGCCGTTCGTGGATGAACTGAACACCATGTCCGACGCCTCCCTGCCGCTGACGCCGCCGGAATGGCCCGAATGGGGCAACCCGCTGGAAGATGCGCAGGCCTATGACCTGATTGCCAGCTATGCCGCCTATGAACAGGTGGGGCCGCGCGCCTATCCGGCCATCCTGGCCATGGGCGGCCTGACGGACCCGCGCGTGACCTATTGGGAACCGGCGAAATGGGTGGCCCGCCTGCGCGAGCACACCCGCTCGGACCGACCCGTCATGCTGCGCACGAACATGGAAGCCGGACACCGGGGGGCCACGGGGCGCTTCGATTCCCTGAAGGAAGCGGCCCTGATTCATGCTTTCGCCCTATGGGCCATTGAAACCGCAACGCCAACACGGGATTAA
- a CDS encoding AI-2E family transporter, with product MIMTDPHNADQDRPYPPLGGEKVDPLSTMRTFRSFQETRRTQRMARAALALFFVLLALYTVRGFLPSLIWGCIFAIASWPLYVRARLRWHSRTQQALLPLLFTLVIALIFLGPLALFALEAGREAEGVLRLLNDARHSGIPLPQWTARLPYGRVAIQTWWDEHLRDPADVSALLGTLNIGRGVQVTQQVGTQVLHRVLLFAFAILTLFFLLKDGDSVIRQSLNVSRRAFGKRGERIALQIIASVHGSVSGLVLVGIGEGMLMGVTYLLAGAPHPFLFGVVTAIAAMIPFCAIIAITAVALLVLINTGAMLTAMAIILLGIAVILLADHLVRPAVIGGSTQLPFLWVLTGILGGAESWSLLGLFMGPAIMAVLHMLWLNWSRARE from the coding sequence ATGATCATGACGGATCCCCACAACGCGGATCAGGATCGTCCGTACCCGCCCCTGGGGGGGGAGAAGGTCGATCCCTTATCCACGATGCGTACTTTCCGTTCATTCCAGGAAACCCGGCGCACCCAGCGGATGGCGCGCGCGGCGCTGGCGCTGTTTTTTGTCCTGCTGGCGCTGTACACGGTCCGGGGCTTCCTGCCATCGCTGATCTGGGGCTGTATTTTCGCCATCGCCTCATGGCCGCTTTATGTCCGCGCGCGGCTGCGGTGGCATTCGCGCACGCAGCAGGCCCTGCTGCCGCTGCTGTTCACGCTTGTCATCGCCCTTATCTTCCTCGGGCCGCTGGCGCTTTTCGCCCTTGAGGCCGGGCGTGAGGCCGAAGGCGTGCTCAGGCTGCTCAACGACGCCCGCCATTCCGGCATTCCCCTCCCGCAATGGACCGCCCGCCTGCCCTATGGCCGCGTGGCCATCCAGACATGGTGGGACGAACACCTGAGGGATCCGGCCGATGTCTCCGCCCTGCTCGGCACCCTCAACATCGGGCGCGGGGTGCAGGTCACGCAGCAGGTGGGCACGCAGGTGCTGCATCGGGTGCTGCTGTTCGCCTTTGCCATCCTGACCCTGTTTTTCCTGCTCAAGGATGGTGATTCCGTCATCCGCCAGTCGCTTAATGTCTCCCGCCGTGCCTTTGGCAAACGTGGTGAACGGATCGCGCTGCAGATCATCGCCTCGGTCCACGGGTCGGTATCGGGGCTGGTTCTGGTGGGAATCGGTGAAGGGATGCTGATGGGCGTGACCTACCTGCTGGCGGGCGCGCCGCATCCCTTCCTGTTCGGGGTGGTGACCGCCATTGCCGCGATGATCCCTTTCTGCGCCATTATCGCCATTACCGCCGTCGCCCTGCTGGTGCTGATCAATACCGGCGCGATGCTGACGGCCATGGCCATCATATTGCTGGGGATTGCCGTGATCCTGCTGGCGGACCATCTGGTGCGTCCCGCCGTGATCGGGGGCTCGACGCAGCTTCCCTTCCTGTGGGTGCTGACGGGCATACTGGGGGGCGCTGAAAGCTGGAGCCTGCTGGGGCTGTTCATGGGCCCGGCCATCATGGCGGTGCTGCACATGCTGTGGCTGAACTGGAGCCGGGCGCGCGAATAG
- a CDS encoding MerR family transcriptional regulator, with amino-acid sequence MNAQYDPADADRQDGYGVTGMDGLPIYDVARELGLAQHVMRMWETRFPQLAPLRGQGGRRYYRPHDVAVLRRIADLLYVRKLSVAEAQAVLGGGADALPAEAAPVRSHETSPPPEAPQPERIESVAGPDVVVEDVVVHTQVEDEIESFAATAASAIQAALDEKGEGQASDDEAEQPLEQVVMIELERLQAENAALRDNLRGVLVELQALRAMVPV; translated from the coding sequence ATGAACGCGCAGTACGATCCGGCTGATGCCGACCGGCAGGACGGTTACGGCGTAACGGGCATGGATGGCCTGCCCATTTACGATGTGGCGCGTGAACTCGGTCTGGCCCAGCATGTCATGCGCATGTGGGAGACACGTTTCCCCCAGCTTGCCCCGCTGCGCGGGCAGGGGGGGCGGCGTTATTACCGGCCGCATGATGTTGCCGTGCTGCGGCGGATCGCGGACCTGCTCTATGTCCGCAAACTGTCCGTGGCGGAAGCGCAGGCGGTGCTGGGCGGCGGTGCCGACGCCCTGCCAGCCGAAGCCGCCCCCGTGCGGTCTCATGAGACTTCTCCCCCGCCGGAAGCCCCGCAACCCGAACGGATCGAATCCGTGGCCGGGCCGGATGTCGTGGTGGAGGACGTGGTTGTCCATACACAGGTGGAGGATGAGATCGAATCCTTCGCCGCGACCGCCGCGTCGGCCATACAGGCGGCGCTGGATGAAAAGGGGGAAGGACAGGCCAGCGACGATGAGGCGGAACAGCCGCTGGAGCAGGTCGTGATGATCGAGCTTGAGCGCCTTCAGGCGGAAAATGCGGCGTTGCGCGACAACCTGCGCGGCGTGCTGGTGGAGCTGCAGGCCCTGCGCGCCATGGTGCCGGTCTGA
- a CDS encoding integration host factor subunit alpha has protein sequence MSTVTRATLAEQIYDQVGLSRHESADILEDILERMARTLEAGDTLKISGFGTFSVRQKGQRTGRNPKTGVEVPILPRSVLVFRPSQLLRAHVNGQAADADQPEGDDGE, from the coding sequence ATGAGCACAGTGACGCGCGCCACTCTGGCAGAACAGATATATGATCAGGTCGGCCTGTCCCGCCATGAATCCGCCGATATTCTGGAAGATATTCTGGAGCGGATGGCACGGACGCTTGAGGCCGGCGATACCCTGAAAATCAGTGGATTCGGCACGTTCTCCGTCCGGCAGAAGGGGCAGCGTACGGGCCGTAATCCGAAAACGGGCGTGGAAGTGCCGATTCTGCCGCGTTCCGTTCTGGTCTTTCGCCCCAGCCAGCTACTTCGTGCCCATGTCAACGGGCAGGCCGCCGATGCGGACCAGCCGGAAGGAGATGATGGGGAATGA
- a CDS encoding beta-ketoacyl-ACP synthase III gives MMAKRSLLSGFGGYLPERIVTNDELASRLDTSDEWIRGRTGIAQRHIAGENDTAVSMATRAARQALDYAGATPADVDAIIVATSTPDQAFPSTAVRVQAELGVTSGFGFDLAAACSGFIYALSMADSLIRCGQARSALVIGSEVYSRILDWSDRGTCVLFGDGAGAVFLTAAEPADGAAGILSTHLHSDGQYGDLLYVDGATGRHDRPAHLRMLGREVFRHAVGKLSSSVDEALAANNLTHADVNWLVPHQANLRIIDGVARKLSLPPERVVITVDRHANTSAASIPLAMNEAVRDGRIRKGDLVLLEALGGGLTWGAALVRL, from the coding sequence ATGATGGCGAAACGCTCGCTTCTGTCCGGGTTTGGCGGTTATCTGCCTGAGCGGATCGTTACAAATGATGAACTCGCCTCCCGGCTCGATACATCGGATGAATGGATTCGTGGCCGCACCGGCATCGCCCAGCGGCATATAGCGGGGGAAAACGACACCGCCGTCTCCATGGCCACGCGGGCCGCACGCCAGGCGCTGGACTACGCGGGGGCCACGCCCGCCGATGTGGATGCCATCATCGTCGCCACCAGCACGCCGGACCAGGCCTTTCCCTCCACGGCGGTGCGGGTGCAGGCGGAGCTTGGCGTGACATCGGGCTTCGGGTTCGACCTGGCGGCCGCGTGTTCGGGGTTCATCTATGCCCTGTCCATGGCCGATTCGCTGATTCGCTGCGGGCAGGCCCGATCCGCGCTGGTCATCGGCAGCGAAGTCTATTCACGCATTCTTGACTGGTCCGACCGGGGCACCTGCGTGCTGTTTGGCGATGGCGCGGGGGCGGTGTTCCTGACCGCGGCGGAGCCCGCGGATGGTGCGGCGGGGATCCTGTCAACGCATCTGCATTCCGATGGCCAGTATGGCGACCTGCTTTATGTGGATGGCGCGACCGGCCGGCACGACAGGCCCGCGCACCTGCGCATGCTGGGGCGCGAAGTATTCCGCCATGCGGTGGGCAAGCTGTCTTCTTCGGTTGATGAGGCGCTGGCCGCCAACAACCTGACCCATGCCGATGTGAACTGGCTGGTGCCGCACCAGGCCAACCTGCGCATTATTGACGGTGTGGCCCGCAAGCTGTCCCTGCCGCCGGAACGCGTGGTGATTACGGTGGACCGGCATGCCAATACCTCGGCGGCCTCCATCCCGCTGGCCATGAACGAGGCCGTGCGGGACGGGCGCATCCGCAAGGGTGACCTTGTCCTGCTCGAAGCACTGGGTGGCGGGCTGACATGGGGGGCCGCGCTGGTCCGGCTCTAA